The genomic region CGCCAACGACAAGGACATGGCTTCCGCAGTCCATCGTGTTAAAAAGCTTACACTCTAGATTGACAGGGCACTCCTTAATCATCGGTGCTGTCTTCAGCTTACCGTAGAAGCTCTCGAAAACCCTGGACTTATCAACCCTCGCACCGGTGGTGATGCCACAGTAATCTGCCTCCACGACCTGCCTCGTCGAGGGAACGTTTATGCTGAACGTCTTATTCTCGTTTATTCCCTTGAGCGTATGCCTTGCCTTATTGATGGCGACCGCCACCATGGGCGGAGCCATACACGCTATGCTACACCATGCAGCCGCCATGTAGTTAGGTTTGCCTCCAACGCTCGCCCCCACGAGTACGGTGGGCATGGGGTACATGAGCGTCTTTGGGCCCATAGTAACTTTATCCATAAGAATCTCCTCATTTATATTATCGTCTTTGATAAGATAAAAGTATCAAAGGTCATATAGCCATGTGACGTCTACGCCATACTCTGACGGGTCCATCCCCATCTCCCCGGACCCGTGGTAGTCGGACGCCATCGTCAGCCTCAGCCCATGCTTTTTGGCCTGCCTGGCCGTCCACTCGTTCATCTTGCGCTCCTTATCTAGCAGCTCTCTCATGGAAAGGCCTCCCAGGCTTTCATTCCTCACCTTATAGCGGTACTTGCAAAGCTCTATGGCCTCTCCGCCCGCCACCAGAAACCTCTTTAATAAAAGGCTGGTGTCATTCCCGAAGTCGAACGGGTGCGCCAGCACGGGCACGCCTCCCCACCCCTTTATGTAGGATACGGCCTCCTCCATCGTGACCTCGTACTCGATGGGCACCCATAATTTCGAATCCATGAAGATGCCCATAAGCTCCTTTTCGCTGATCATTATGCCCTGCCTCCTGGCGTTCGCCATCATGCTTTGAAAGACGCTTGGCTTTATCCCGACCGTCGGCTCCCAGCCCGGGTACTTAGCCTCAAAGTGCCTATTCAGGTTCTCCAGGAAGCGCCTATCCGAGTCGTCCCTGGCGTCTGCAACCCTGCGCAGCACCCGCCTCACGTCGCTATTTATGTCGATGCCCAGCCCTACGACGTGGACGCAGCTAAAGCCCTGCTCGTACTTCGTGGTCATCTCGACGCCGTGGACCATTTTGATGCCCATGCCTTCTGCAAGCCTCGCCGCGTCGGGATAGGCGTCAACGCAGTCGTGGTCGGTTATGCTCAGCAGGCCTATGCCGCCCGACGAGGCTGTGACTACCACCTGCTCAGCCGCGTACAGGCCATCGCTATAGTTAGTGTGGACATGGGTGTCTATTAACATGCGCCATCA from Methanocella conradii HZ254 harbors:
- a CDS encoding flavin reductase family protein; its protein translation is MDKVTMGPKTLMYPMPTVLVGASVGGKPNYMAAAWCSIACMAPPMVAVAINKARHTLKGINENKTFSINVPSTRQVVEADYCGITTGARVDKSRVFESFYGKLKTAPMIKECPVNLECKLFNTMDCGSHVLVVGEIVETYVAQEAVAGDSPDIKKVDPLIYSDGKYYRVGERLADAFSAGKAYKKSR
- a CDS encoding PHP domain-containing protein, whose amino-acid sequence is MLIDTHVHTNYSDGLYAAEQVVVTASSGGIGLLSITDHDCVDAYPDAARLAEGMGIKMVHGVEMTTKYEQGFSCVHVVGLGIDINSDVRRVLRRVADARDDSDRRFLENLNRHFEAKYPGWEPTVGIKPSVFQSMMANARRQGIMISEKELMGIFMDSKLWVPIEYEVTMEEAVSYIKGWGGVPVLAHPFDFGNDTSLLLKRFLVAGGEAIELCKYRYKVRNESLGGLSMRELLDKERKMNEWTARQAKKHGLRLTMASDYHGSGEMGMDPSEYGVDVTWLYDL